One window from the genome of Oryza glaberrima chromosome 3, OglaRS2, whole genome shotgun sequence encodes:
- the LOC127766546 gene encoding cytochrome P450 87A3-like — MACSWLVLTAAMAVLASWLIRLASLKWNSSHPCKADEGSRLPPGSRGLPFLGESLEFFTSSTSLELPVFFKRRLDRYGPVFRTNMVGQDLIVCLDPEVNSFVFQQEERLFQCWYPDSFMRIIGADNIITTLGSSHKYIRNLILRLFGPENLRRAMLQDVHRTAQASLLSWLDRPSIELKDAVSSMIFSVTAKKLISYDSLASDGKMWKQYDAFIRGLLAFPIGIPGTAFYKCMQGRKNVMKMLKELIDERKEASGRRGSIDFIDVLLEELNEEKPLISENVALDLIFLLLFASFETTASAITAVVRFLTDNPEALQELAEEHDNIQKRRVDLNSEITWEEYKSMKFTSHVIHEALRLANIAPVMFRKATEDVHIKGFFIPKGSKIMICPSTVHLNPMIYKDPNIFNPWRWKDTAEPTGGASKDFMAFGGGLRLCVGADFAKLQTAIFLHCLVTKYRWKAIKGGTMVLGPGLRFPEGFHIQLFPKP, encoded by the exons ATGGCCTGCAGCTGGCTTGTTCTCACGGCCGCCATGGCTGTGCTAGCCTCTTGGTTGATCCGTTTGGCTTCACTAAAATGGAACAGCAGCCACCCATGCAAAGCTGATGAAGGCAGCAGGCTGCCGCCAGGGTCGAGGGGCCTTCCTTTTCTCGGCGAGTCGCTCGAGTTCTTCACTTCGAGCACCTCTCTTGAGCTGCCCGTCTTCTTTAAGCGCCGTCTTGATAG GTACGGTCCAGTTTTCAGGACGAACATGGTCGGGCAAGACCTGATCGTGTGTCTCGATCCGGAGGTGAACAGCTTCGTGTTCCAGCAAGAGGAAAGGCTCTTCCAGTGCTGGTACCCTGATTCGTTCATGCGGATCATCGGCGCCGACAACATCATCACGACGCTCGGGTCGTCGCACAAGTACATCAGGAATCTGATCCTTCGGTTGTTCGGCCCTGAAAACCTCAGGCGTGCGATGCTCCAGGACGTGCACAGAACGGCTCAGGCCAGCCTGCTCTCCTGGCTCGATCGACCGAGCATCGAACTCAAGGATGCAGTCTCAAGC ATGATATTCAGCGTCACAGCCAAGAAGTTAATTAGCTATGACTCCTTGGCCTCAGATGGAAAGATGTGGAAACAATATGATGCTTTCATTCGAGGTCTACTGGCATTTCCAATTGGCATTCCTGGCACCGCATTCTACAAATGTATGCAG GGGCGAAAGAATGTCATGAAGATGCTGAAAGAATTGATTGATGAGAGGAAGGAGGCATCAGGGCGACGGGGAAGCATTGACTTCATTGATGTGCTGCTCGAGGAGCTGAACGAGGAGAAGCCTTTAATCAGTGAGAACGTTGCGCTGGATTTGATCTTCTTGCTGCTATTTGCCAGCTTCGAGACCACGGCATCCGCTATAACCGCAGTGGTCAGATTTCTAACGGATAATCCCGAGGCATTGCAAGAATTAGCA GAGGAGCATGATAACATTCAGAAAAGAAGGGTCGACCTGAACTCTGAAATCACATGGGAGGAATACAAATCTATGAAATTTACGTCTCAT GTTATACATGAAGCTTTAAGGCTTGCTAACATTGCTCCAGTGATGTTTAGAAAAGCCACAGAGGATGTTCATATAAAAG GTTTTTTTATCCCAAAAGGatctaaaattatgatttgTCCTTCCACGGTTCACCTAAACCCTATGATTTATAAGGATCCAAATATATTCAATCCTTGGAGATGGAAG GATACTGCTGAACCAACCGGTGGTGCCTCCAAGGATTTCATGGCCTTTGGAGGGGGACTGCGCTTGTGTGTTGGTGCAGATTTCGCTAAGCTGCAGACGGCGATCTTCCTCCACTGCTTAGTCACCAAGTATAG ATGGAAAGCGATCAAGGGAGGAACAATGGTGCTTGGTCCAGGACTACGATTCCCTGAAGGTTTTCACATCCAACTTTTCCCAAAACCTTGA